The Nocardioides sp. cx-173 genome segment CTCCTGGCGGAAGCCGACGTGCGCCACGATGCCGCGCAGGAAGCGCTCGTGCTCGCGGTAGCGAGAGACCTCGGCGACGACCTTGCGGTCCATGAGCCGGAAGTCGCCCACGTTGCGAGGGATCTTGATGTCGGCGAGACGGTCGAGCAGCCAGTAGAACCCGTAGGCCGTGGTGCGCTTGAACACCGAGTCCTTGCGGGTGCGGCGCTGGGCGTAGACGACGTCCACGCCGTCCTCCCACATGGAGATCATCTCCATGCTGACGCGCGGCGGGTCCTGGAGATCGGTGTCCATGACGATCACGGCGTCGGCGTCCGTGGCGGCGTCGAGCCCGGCCGTGACGGCGATCTGGTGGCCGCAGTTGCGCGAGAAGCTCAGGACGCTCACGCGGGTGTCGGCGTCGCGGAGCTCGAGGAGCTTGGCCAGCGAGTCGTCGCGGCTGCCGTCGTTGACGTAGATGAACTCGAACTCGAGGTCGCCACGGGCCTCGGTGGCCCGGACCAGCGCGCTGTGGAAGGCACCGATGTTCTCGGACTCGTTGTAGACGGGCAGGACGTAGGCGACCTTCGGCGGCGCCTCGTCGCGCCCGTGCTGGTCGGTGGGCTGGTGCAGCTCAGACATCGGTTCGCTCTCAGGTCCTCGATCGGCTCCGCGGCTCCGGCCGCGGCGGGCATCCGGCGTTCCTACCCGTCCCGCCTGCGTCGACGCTGTGGATCAGCCATGACGATGCTACGTGGCCGCGCGCCGCTCGCCCCGCATGGTCCGCCGTCCGCACGTCGTAGAGTGGCGCGATGGCCAGGTTCGTCGACATCCACCCCGACAACCCGCAGCCTCGCCTGCTCCAGCAGGTGGTGGACGCCCTGCGCGACGACGCCCTGATCGCCTACCCGACGGACTCCGGCTACGCCCTCGGGTCCCGCGTCGGCAACCGCGACGGTCGCGACCGGATCCTGCGGATCCGCGGGCTCGACGACCGGCACCACTTCACCCTGGTGTGCAAGGACTTCTCGCAGCTCGGACAGCTGGTCCATGTGGACAACTCGGCGTTCCGCGCGATCCGGGCCGCGACCCCCGGCCCCTACACGTTCATCCTGCCGGCGATGCCCGAGGTGCCACGCCGGCTGATGCATCCCAAGAAGCGGACCGTGGGCGTGCGCATCCCGGACCACAAGGTCGCCCAGGCCCTCCTCGAGCTGCTGGGCGAGCCGCTGCTCAGCAGCACGCTGATCCTCCCGGGTGAGACCGAGGCCCGCACCATGGGCTGGGAGATCAAGGAGGAGCTCGACCACGAGGTCGACCTGGTCATCGAGGCCGGCGAGACCACCTCGGAGCCGACGACCGTCGTCGACTGGTCCTCCGGCGCCCCCGAGGTCGTACGCCGCGGCGCGGGCGATCCGGACCGCTTCGCCTGAGGCTCGCGCGGCTCAGCGGGCCGGCGTACGCCGGGTGTCCGGGACGGCCGACACCGCGCGCTGCCGGACGAAGAGCACCGCGAGACAGAGCAGGTAGCCGACCACGAGCGCCACGCTGTGCTGCGACATGCCGGTGATGACGGCCTGGACGGTGCCGTCCTCGGGGTGGCCGAGCACGCCGGGCCGGCTGACCGCGACGAGCACGAAGACCCCGACCAGCAGCAGCGGCGGCATCACCCCGACCGTGAAGAAGTCGGCGGGACGGACGCTGAGCGCGAGCGCGACGCACAGCGCCACGAACGTCAGGTCGAAGAGCAGCCCGACGTCGTCGGTGAGCCAGAGGTCGAGCACGGCGACGGTGAGAGAGGCGGCCGCGCCGAGCGCGGCGACCTCCCGGCCCGGCTGTCGCCCCTCTTCCCAGAGCCTCCGGGCGTGCGTCACGAGACTCTCGCCGCTGCGGTCACAGCGCCACCGTATGGTCCCGATCCGGCTCATCCGGGGCGGCGCGCCGGGCGACCGCGCGGAGCTCGACCGCCCTCGGGGCCGGCAGCTCGTCGTCGGTGACCGAGAGGTCGGTGAACCGGCGCGCCGCCACCAGCACCCGTGACTCCAGCGACCCGACCGCCTGGTTGTAGTGGCCGACGGCCGCGTTGAGGGAGCGGCCGACGGCGTCGACGTGGGCGCCGAGGGTGCCCAGGCGGGCGTGCAGGTCGCGACCGAGGCGGTGGATCTCGCGGGCCTGGTCGGCCAGCGCCTCGTGGCTCCACCCGTGGGCGACGGTGCGCAGCAGCGCGATCAGGGTGGTGGGCGTGGCCAGCACGACCTGCCGCGCGGCGGCGTAGTCGATGAGGTCGCCGTCGCTCTCCAGCGCGGCGGCGAGGAACGACTCGGCCGGCATGAACAGCACCACGAACTCCGGGCTCTCCTCCAGGGAGCGCCAGTAGGCCTTGCCGGCGAGCGTGTCGACGTGGGCGCGCACCTGGCGGGCGTGCCGGGCGAGGTGGCCCTCGCGCTCGTCGTCGTCATCGGTCGTCGTGGCATCGAGGTAGGCGTCCAGCGGCACCTTGGCGTCGACCACGAGCCGTCGGTCGCCGACCAGGTGCACCACCAGGTCGGGACGTCGCGCGCCGTCGTCGAGGCGCACCTGCTCGGAGAAGTCGCAGCGGTCGACCAGCCCGGCCAGCTCGACCGCGCGCCGCAGGTGCAGCTCGCCCCAGCGTCCCCGCACCTGCGGCTTGCGCAGCGCCGTCGACAGTGACTGGGTCTCGCGGCGCAGGAGGTCGTTGGACTGGCGCATGTCGAGCACCTGCTGGTGCAGCTGGCTCTGCCACGCCACCCGGTTGTGCTCCAGGTCGCGCATCTGGTCCTGCAGGCGCTCCAGGCCCTCCTTGACGACGGCCTGGTCGGCGGCGCGCTGGTCGAGCGCGGCCACCGTCCGATCCTCGTACGGCGCACGGTCGCGGCCGCGCAGCAGCCCGGCGGCGTAGCCCAGCCCGGCGCCCGCGGCGAGGCAGACGAGCAGCGCGAGCAGTGTGGTCAGGTCCATGGCAGCAGCATGGACCCGACCACCGACAGCCGCCGCCGGACGCGCCTCAGTCGAGCTCCACGACCACCGGCGCGTGGTCGGAGGCGCCCTGGCCGGCGCGCTCCTCGCGGTCGATGAAGGCGCCGGTGACGCGCTCGGCGAACGGTGCCGAGCCGAGCACGAAGTCGATGCGCAGGCCGCGGTTGCGCTCGTAGCGCTGGCGGTAGTAGTCCCAGTAGGTGTAGACCTCCGGGCCCGGCGCGTGCGGGCGCACGACGTCGACGTACCCGTCGTCGAGGAAGGCCTGGAAGGCCGCGCGCTCGCGGGGCGTCACGTGCGTGGACGCGGCGAACTGCCTCATGTCGAAGACGTCCTCGTCCAGCGGCGCGATGTTCCAGTCGCCCATGAGCGCCGTGGGCTCCTGGCGCCACCCCAGCGCGGCGTCGCGCAGTGCCGCCAGCCACTCGAGCTTGTAGAGGTAGTGCGGGTCGTCGACCTTGCGGCCGTTGGGGACGTAGAGCGACCACACCCGCACCCCGCCGCAGGTGGCGCCGATCGCCCGCGCCTCGGAGGTCAGCGGATCGCCGAACCCCGGCATCCCGTCGAAGCCGACCTGGACGTCCTCGAGGCCGACGCGGCTGATGATCGCGACGCCGTTCCACTGGTTGTAGCCGGCCGTCGCGATCTCGTAGCCCATGGACTGCAGCCCCATCAGCGGCAGCTGGTCCTCGCGCGCCTTGGTCTCCTGCAGGGCCAGGACGTCGAGGTCGTGGCGCTCCAGGAGCCGCTCGACCCGGTCGATGCGGGAGCGGAGGGAGTTGACGTTCCAGGTGGCGAGGCGCACCCGCTCAGCCTAGGAGTGCCCGCAGCCGCTCCAGCAGGCGGTCGACGTCGTCGGGCGAGGAGTACGCCGCCAGCCCGACGCGCACGCCGCCCTCGTCGCCCAGCCCGGCGTGCCGGGACGCCTCGATCGCGTAGAAGTGCCCCGACGGCGCGTTGATGCCGACGGCGCCGAGGTGCTCGTGCACCTCGCGCGGCGAGCGGCCGGCGACGGTGAACAGCACCGTCGGGGTGCGGCTCGCCGGGCGCCCGTGGACCGTCACGCCGTCGATCGCCGCCATCCGCTCGAGCAGACGCCACATCAGGCCGGCCTCGTGCCCCGCAACCGCGCTCATGGAGGCCAGCACCCGCCGGCGTCGCGTGCCCTCGCCCGGCACGAGCGAGGCGATGAAGTCGACCGCCGCGGTGACGCCCGCCAGCAGCTCGTAGGGCAGCGTGCCGAGCTCGAACCGCTCCGGCACCGCGTCGCTCGACGGCAGCAGCTTGTCGGGCCGCAGCCCTTCCAGCAGCGCCGGCTCGGCGACGAGCGCGCCCAGGTGCGGGCCGAAGAACTTGTACGGCGACACCGCCAGCAGGTCGGCCCCCAGCGCGGCGAGGTCGACCGGCGAGTGCGGCGCGAGGTGCACCGCGTCGACGTACACGAGCGCTCCCGCCTCGTGCGCCTGCGCCGCGGTCGCCGCCACGTCGGGACGGGTGCCGAACAGGTTGGACGCCGCGGTCACCGCCACGAGGCGGGTGCGCTCGGACAGCAGCGGCCCGAGGTCGTCGAGCTCGGCGGTGACCGGGTCGAAGCCCAGCCAGCGCACCGTCGCGCCCGCGCGCTCGGCCGCGAGCACCCAGGGCCTGA includes the following:
- a CDS encoding exodeoxyribonuclease III, whose protein sequence is MRLATWNVNSLRSRIDRVERLLERHDLDVLALQETKAREDQLPLMGLQSMGYEIATAGYNQWNGVAIISRVGLEDVQVGFDGMPGFGDPLTSEARAIGATCGGVRVWSLYVPNGRKVDDPHYLYKLEWLAALRDAALGWRQEPTALMGDWNIAPLDEDVFDMRQFAASTHVTPRERAAFQAFLDDGYVDVVRPHAPGPEVYTYWDYYRQRYERNRGLRIDFVLGSAPFAERVTGAFIDREERAGQGASDHAPVVVELD
- a CDS encoding L-threonylcarbamoyladenylate synthase; amino-acid sequence: MARFVDIHPDNPQPRLLQQVVDALRDDALIAYPTDSGYALGSRVGNRDGRDRILRIRGLDDRHHFTLVCKDFSQLGQLVHVDNSAFRAIRAATPGPYTFILPAMPEVPRRLMHPKKRTVGVRIPDHKVAQALLELLGEPLLSSTLILPGETEARTMGWEIKEELDHEVDLVIEAGETTSEPTTVVDWSSGAPEVVRRGAGDPDRFA
- a CDS encoding glycosyltransferase family 2 protein; its protein translation is MSELHQPTDQHGRDEAPPKVAYVLPVYNESENIGAFHSALVRATEARGDLEFEFIYVNDGSRDDSLAKLLELRDADTRVSVLSFSRNCGHQIAVTAGLDAATDADAVIVMDTDLQDPPRVSMEMISMWEDGVDVVYAQRRTRKDSVFKRTTAYGFYWLLDRLADIKIPRNVGDFRLMDRKVVAEVSRYREHERFLRGIVAHVGFRQEALLFDRDPRYAGKSGYPLRKMIAFAANGILGFSTAPLRWISRLGYVISFLSLLLAVYVLGVRLFVPEQAVPGWAFLGVGMFALSGLQLIMMGVIGSYLGRVYVEVQDRPLYSLALAARGERAGVRSLPRTPRTEPPAGATRRDGAS
- a CDS encoding cysteine desulfurase-like protein; the protein is MSDLDLERIRAAFPSLALGVTHFDGPGGAQVPSTVAAAVAEAMTSGLCQRGTASATERRTEEVVLEARRAIADLVGGDPRGVVFGRSMTQLTFDLSRTLSSGWGPGDEVVVTRLDHDANIRPWVLAAERAGATVRWLGFDPVTAELDDLGPLLSERTRLVAVTAASNLFGTRPDVAATAAQAHEAGALVYVDAVHLAPHSPVDLAALGADLLAVSPYKFFGPHLGALVAEPALLEGLRPDKLLPSSDAVPERFELGTLPYELLAGVTAAVDFIASLVPGEGTRRRRVLASMSAVAGHEAGLMWRLLERMAAIDGVTVHGRPASRTPTVLFTVAGRSPREVHEHLGAVGINAPSGHFYAIEASRHAGLGDEGGVRVGLAAYSSPDDVDRLLERLRALLG
- a CDS encoding DUF6542 domain-containing protein; protein product: MTHARRLWEEGRQPGREVAALGAAASLTVAVLDLWLTDDVGLLFDLTFVALCVALALSVRPADFFTVGVMPPLLLVGVFVLVAVSRPGVLGHPEDGTVQAVITGMSQHSVALVVGYLLCLAVLFVRQRAVSAVPDTRRTPAR
- a CDS encoding DNA recombination protein RmuC, coding for MDLTTLLALLVCLAAGAGLGYAAGLLRGRDRAPYEDRTVAALDQRAADQAVVKEGLERLQDQMRDLEHNRVAWQSQLHQQVLDMRQSNDLLRRETQSLSTALRKPQVRGRWGELHLRRAVELAGLVDRCDFSEQVRLDDGARRPDLVVHLVGDRRLVVDAKVPLDAYLDATTTDDDDEREGHLARHARQVRAHVDTLAGKAYWRSLEESPEFVVLFMPAESFLAAALESDGDLIDYAAARQVVLATPTTLIALLRTVAHGWSHEALADQAREIHRLGRDLHARLGTLGAHVDAVGRSLNAAVGHYNQAVGSLESRVLVAARRFTDLSVTDDELPAPRAVELRAVARRAAPDEPDRDHTVAL